The Nitrospirota bacterium genome contains the following window.
CAAGGGACGCGGGCCGGTCGCCACGGTTCTGGTTCAGGACGGCACCCTGCGGATCGGCGACCTGTTCGTCACGGGCGTGCAGTCCGGGAAAGTCCGGGCCTTGCTCGATGATATGGGCCGCCGCACGGATAAGGCCGGCCCGTCGACGCCGGTGGAGCTGATCGGGCTCGAGGGCATGCCGCTGGCGGGCGATCTCTTCCAGGTGGTAAAGGACGACCGCACGGCCAAGGAGATCGTGGCTGCCCGCGTCGAGAAAGCCCGAGCGAGCGGCCAGGTCGGGGCTGCGGCTCCGCGGAAGATGACGCTCGAAGATCTCTACGGCAAAACCGCCGAGGACGGAGCGAAGGAACTGCTCATCGTGCTCAAGGCCGACGTGCAGGGCTCCCTGGAAGCGCTCAAACATTCGTTGGAGAAGCTGTCGACGGATCAAGTCCGTCTGCGCGTCCTGCACACCGCGATCGGGGGGATCACCGAGAGCGATGTCCTGCTTGCGGCGGCCTCCAACGCGGTGGTGATCGGGTTCAACGTGCGGCCCGAGAGCAAGGCGCAAGCCGTGGCCGAACGCGAGCACGTGGACATCCGCACCTACCGGATCATCTACGAGGCGGTGGACGACGTCCGCGCGGCGATGGAAGGACTGCTTGCGCCCACCCTCAAAGAGCAGTCATTGGGGCGTGCCGAGGTCCGCCAGGTGTTCATGATCCCGCGCGTCGGTGCGGTGGCGGGCTCGTACGTGACGCAGGGCGTCATTACCCGCGCAAGTTCCGGCGTCCGCGTGGTGCGCGACGGCGTGGTGGTGTACCAGGGGAAACTGGGGTCGCTCCGGCGCTTCAAAGACGACGTGCGTGAAGTGCAGTCCGGGTATGAGTGCGGCATCGGCGTCGAGAACTTCAACGACCTGAAGGTCGGCGACATCATCGAGGCGTTCTCGATGGAGAAGATCGCGGCGAAACTCTGACCCCCCCACCCATCCCTCCCCCTCACGGGGGGAGGGTAAGGGAGGGGGTGGCCCCGCTCGGATGGGAATGATCATTGGAGTCTGTCGGATCGAGCTTCATTTGCCGGACCGGCACTCGTTAAAGGAGAAGCGACAGGTGGTCAAGAGCTTGA
Protein-coding sequences here:
- a CDS encoding DUF503 family protein; this translates as MIIGVCRIELHLPDRHSLKEKRQVVKSL